In the genome of Nocardioides marmoribigeumensis, one region contains:
- a CDS encoding YceD family protein — MRLDRRAPLVLDTRDLGRRPGTERHVATSVPAPADLGIEVLSVPEGSPVDLDLRLEAVVEGVLVTGTARAELRGECVRCLDPVTDEVTVDLVELFVYDDEESAREAAGDEDDETSRLEGDLLDLEPPLRDAVVLALPFQPLCREDCPGLCVECGARLADDPEHGHEDQIDPRWAALQGLARDQQDPKDPKDQ; from the coding sequence GTGCGTCTCGACCGACGAGCGCCGCTCGTGCTCGACACTCGTGACCTCGGCCGACGGCCGGGGACCGAGCGTCACGTGGCCACCTCGGTGCCGGCACCGGCAGATCTCGGGATCGAGGTCCTCTCCGTCCCCGAGGGCTCGCCGGTCGACCTCGACCTGCGGCTCGAGGCGGTCGTCGAGGGCGTCCTGGTCACCGGCACGGCTCGCGCCGAGCTGCGCGGGGAGTGCGTGCGGTGCCTGGACCCGGTCACCGACGAGGTGACGGTCGACCTCGTGGAGCTCTTCGTGTACGACGACGAGGAGTCCGCGCGGGAAGCCGCCGGGGACGAGGACGACGAGACCAGCCGGCTCGAGGGCGACCTGCTCGACCTGGAGCCACCGCTTCGCGATGCGGTCGTGCTTGCGCTACCGTTCCAGCCGCTGTGCCGGGAGGACTGCCCGGGGCTGTGCGTCGAGTGCGGCGCCCGGCTCGCGGACGATCCGGAGCACGGTCACGAGGACCAGATCGACCCACGCTGGGCAGCCCTGCAGGGCCTGGCGCGGGACCAGCAGGACCCGAAGGACCCGAAGGACCAGTAG
- the rnc gene encoding ribonuclease III, with the protein MTSVAAGSDSSDSSGGNYPDLRQALGDPHVDADLLERALTHRSYAYENGGLPTNERLEFLGDAVLGVVVTETLYTDHPDLSEGRLAKLRAAVVNARALADVARTIGLGEHVKLGRGEEITGGRTKASILSDTVEAVIGAVYLSGGFEVAGQVVHLLFDPVMRNAARMGAGLDWKTSLQELTAQLSSGVPEYVISDEGPDHAKTFTAQVRVGERLYGLGVGRSKKEAEQQAAETAYTELSAAAAARPDGTG; encoded by the coding sequence GTGACGTCGGTGGCGGCCGGGTCGGACTCGTCCGACTCCTCGGGGGGCAACTACCCCGACCTGCGCCAGGCGCTCGGTGATCCCCACGTGGACGCCGACCTGCTCGAGCGCGCCCTGACGCACCGCTCCTACGCCTACGAGAACGGCGGCCTGCCGACCAACGAGCGGCTGGAGTTCCTGGGCGACGCCGTGCTCGGCGTGGTCGTCACCGAGACCCTCTACACCGACCACCCCGACCTCTCCGAGGGTCGGCTGGCCAAGCTCCGCGCCGCGGTGGTCAACGCCCGCGCGCTGGCCGACGTGGCCCGCACCATCGGCCTCGGCGAGCACGTCAAGCTCGGCCGTGGCGAGGAGATCACCGGGGGCCGCACCAAGGCCTCGATCCTGTCCGACACCGTCGAGGCGGTCATCGGCGCGGTCTACCTCTCCGGCGGCTTCGAGGTCGCCGGTCAGGTCGTGCACCTGCTCTTCGACCCGGTCATGCGCAACGCCGCCCGCATGGGCGCGGGCCTGGACTGGAAGACCAGCCTCCAGGAGCTGACGGCCCAGCTCAGCTCGGGCGTCCCGGAGTACGTCATCTCCGACGAGGGCCCCGACCACGCCAAGACCTTCACCGCCCAGGTGCGGGTGGGTGAGCGCCTCTACGGCCTCGGCGTGGGCCGGTCCAAGAAGGAGGCGGAGCAGCAGGCCGCCGAGACCGCCTACACCGAGCTGAGCGCCGCCGCCGCCGCGCGTCCCGACGGCACCGGCTGA
- a CDS encoding ATP-dependent DNA helicase RecG, whose protein sequence is MPGWDDKLVGVIGDAKAVAKLKDLEMSTVGDLLRWYPRTFVAAGAVSRVEDLEEGARVNLVVTTDTATVYDFRNKRTGRLGWRVEVTTSLADGQLGMTFFEPRSSQAEWRRRQLVRGTKLLAAGEAKWNRFKSRWELVNPDVEVGETELLEGLLPIYPTRGKVTSWQIMRSVRVALDVVDPLPDLLPPQHLPPDLMPTHAAIEGIHRPTTEKQWWASAHRLKLDEALTAQVALAQRRHEAAGVQARPRPGRAGGLFDAFDERLPFELTEGQREVEAEILADLARDHPMHRLLQGEVASGKTVVALRAMLRVVDSGGQAALLAPTEVLAQQHHRSITRMLGDLAAGDMLGGHEHATTVALLTGSLGATARKEAMLDAASGRAGIVVGTHALLEDKVQFADLGLVVVDEQHRFGVEQRAALTAKAEDPPHVLVMTATPIPRTVAMTVFGDLETSALRQLPAGRAPIQTTVVPLADQPGWADRVWARVREEVATGRQAYVLCPRITGDEEEPADPADLDDGPAGSSGDKRPLAAVEEVAVGLAQEQLAGLRVDVLHGRLTPEAKDSAMSRFAAGEVDVLVCTTVVEVGVDVGNATTMVVLDADRFGISQLHQLRGRVGRGGHPGLCLLVTHAAAASGSRQRLEAVASTTDGFALADLDLELRHEGDVLGSNQSGRRRTLRLLSVARDGDVIERARDLASAIVEEDPTLSHAPALAAAVASLQEAAAYLDKT, encoded by the coding sequence GTGCCCGGGTGGGACGACAAGCTCGTCGGCGTCATCGGTGACGCCAAGGCCGTCGCCAAGCTCAAGGACCTCGAGATGTCGACGGTCGGCGACCTGCTGCGGTGGTACCCCCGCACCTTCGTGGCCGCCGGGGCGGTGAGCCGCGTGGAGGACCTCGAGGAGGGGGCGCGGGTCAACCTCGTCGTCACCACCGACACCGCCACCGTCTACGACTTCCGCAACAAGCGCACCGGCCGCCTCGGCTGGCGGGTGGAGGTGACCACCTCGCTCGCGGACGGCCAGCTGGGCATGACGTTCTTCGAGCCGAGGTCCAGCCAGGCCGAGTGGCGCCGCCGCCAGCTGGTCCGCGGCACCAAGCTCCTGGCGGCGGGCGAGGCCAAGTGGAACCGCTTCAAGAGCCGGTGGGAGCTGGTCAACCCCGACGTCGAGGTCGGCGAGACCGAGCTGCTCGAGGGGCTGCTCCCGATCTACCCGACCCGGGGCAAGGTCACGTCCTGGCAGATCATGCGGTCGGTGCGGGTGGCCCTCGACGTGGTGGACCCGCTGCCCGACCTGCTGCCGCCCCAGCACCTCCCGCCCGACCTGATGCCGACCCACGCCGCGATCGAGGGCATCCACCGGCCGACCACCGAGAAGCAGTGGTGGGCGTCGGCCCACCGGCTCAAGCTCGACGAGGCCCTGACCGCCCAGGTCGCCCTGGCCCAGCGGCGCCACGAGGCGGCCGGGGTCCAGGCGCGGCCACGGCCCGGGCGCGCCGGAGGCCTCTTCGACGCCTTCGACGAGCGGCTGCCCTTCGAGCTCACCGAGGGCCAGCGCGAGGTCGAGGCCGAGATCCTCGCCGACCTGGCCCGCGACCACCCGATGCACCGCCTCCTGCAGGGCGAGGTCGCCTCCGGCAAGACCGTCGTCGCGCTGCGCGCGATGCTGCGCGTCGTGGACTCCGGGGGACAGGCCGCGCTGCTGGCCCCGACCGAGGTGCTCGCCCAGCAGCACCACCGCTCGATCACCCGCATGCTCGGCGACCTCGCGGCCGGCGACATGCTCGGCGGCCACGAGCACGCCACGACGGTCGCGCTGCTCACCGGGTCGCTCGGTGCGACGGCGCGCAAGGAGGCGATGCTCGACGCCGCCTCGGGCCGGGCCGGGATCGTGGTCGGCACCCACGCGTTGCTCGAGGACAAGGTCCAGTTCGCCGACCTCGGTCTCGTGGTCGTCGACGAGCAGCACCGCTTCGGGGTCGAGCAGCGGGCCGCCCTCACGGCCAAGGCCGAGGACCCGCCCCACGTGCTCGTGATGACCGCGACCCCGATCCCGCGCACCGTCGCGATGACGGTCTTCGGCGATCTCGAGACCTCCGCGCTGCGGCAGCTGCCCGCGGGCCGCGCGCCGATCCAGACGACCGTCGTACCCCTCGCCGACCAGCCGGGCTGGGCCGACCGGGTCTGGGCGCGCGTGCGCGAGGAGGTGGCCACCGGGCGGCAGGCCTACGTCCTCTGCCCCCGCATCACCGGCGACGAGGAGGAGCCCGCCGACCCCGCCGACCTTGACGACGGACCGGCCGGGTCCTCGGGCGACAAGCGGCCCCTCGCCGCGGTGGAGGAGGTCGCGGTCGGTCTCGCCCAGGAGCAGCTGGCGGGCCTGCGCGTCGACGTGCTCCACGGCCGGCTGACGCCCGAGGCCAAGGACTCCGCGATGAGCCGCTTCGCCGCGGGCGAGGTCGACGTGCTGGTCTGCACGACCGTGGTCGAGGTCGGCGTCGACGTCGGCAACGCCACCACGATGGTCGTGCTCGACGCCGACCGCTTCGGCATCTCCCAGCTCCACCAGCTGCGCGGCCGGGTCGGCCGCGGAGGCCACCCCGGCCTGTGCCTCCTGGTGACCCACGCGGCCGCCGCCTCCGGGTCACGGCAGCGCCTCGAGGCGGTGGCGAGCACGACCGACGGGTTCGCGCTGGCCGACCTCGACCTCGAGCTGCGCCACGAGGGCGACGTGCTCGGCAGCAACCAGTCCGGCCGTCGCCGCACCCTGCGCCTGCTCTCGGTGGCCCGCGACGGCGACGTCATCGAGCGCGCCCGCGACCTCGCGAGCGCCATCGTCGAGGAGGACCCCACCCTGTCCCACGCGCCCGCCCTGGCCGCCGCCGTCGCCTCGCTCCAGGAGGCGGCCGCCTACCTGGACAAGACATGA
- the rpmF gene encoding 50S ribosomal protein L32 → MAVPKRKMSRSNTRHRRSQWKASAPALATCANPACGAKHLPHRACPSCGQYGARNNRRPVL, encoded by the coding sequence GTGGCCGTCCCGAAGCGGAAGATGTCGCGCAGCAACACCCGCCACCGCCGTTCGCAGTGGAAGGCGAGCGCGCCCGCCCTGGCGACCTGCGCCAACCCCGCCTGCGGCGCCAAGCACCTGCCGCACCGCGCGTGCCCCTCCTGCGGGCAGTACGGCGCCCGCAACAACCGCCGGCCGGTTCTCTGA
- the mutM gene encoding bifunctional DNA-formamidopyrimidine glycosylase/DNA-(apurinic or apyrimidinic site) lyase — protein MPELPEVEVVRRGLERHVVGRSVTAVDVLHPRPVRRHVAGAESFRDLLVGRQVTGARRRGKFLWLPLDSGDALMAHLGMSGQMLVQPTDAADERHLRVRLGLTPAGEPGPETELRFVDQRMFGGLSISTGGADVPPEIAHIALDPLDDAFDDRRFIADVRRRRSAVKRVLLDQKVVSGVGNIYADEALWAAGINGERSGDRLTSAQVRRILSEVRAVMSAALRQGGTSFDALYVNVNGESGYFDRSLSAYGQEGLPCGRCGTPIRRVSFMNRSSYFCPRCQPVPRARRKVVTTSPAQR, from the coding sequence ATGCCCGAGCTTCCCGAGGTCGAGGTCGTACGACGCGGCCTCGAGCGTCATGTCGTCGGCCGCAGCGTCACCGCGGTCGACGTCCTCCACCCCCGTCCCGTACGCCGCCACGTCGCCGGCGCGGAGTCGTTCCGTGACCTGCTCGTCGGCCGGCAGGTGACCGGGGCCCGTCGCCGCGGCAAGTTCCTCTGGCTGCCGCTGGACAGCGGTGACGCCCTCATGGCCCACCTCGGCATGAGCGGGCAGATGCTGGTCCAGCCGACCGACGCCGCCGACGAGCGCCACCTGCGGGTCCGTCTCGGGCTCACCCCCGCGGGGGAGCCCGGCCCGGAGACCGAGCTGCGCTTCGTGGACCAGCGCATGTTCGGCGGGCTGTCGATCTCCACCGGCGGCGCCGACGTGCCCCCCGAGATCGCGCACATCGCGCTCGACCCGCTCGACGACGCCTTCGACGACCGGCGCTTCATCGCCGACGTACGCCGACGCCGCTCCGCGGTCAAGCGGGTCCTGCTGGACCAGAAGGTGGTCTCCGGGGTCGGCAACATCTACGCCGACGAGGCCCTCTGGGCCGCCGGGATCAACGGGGAGCGGTCCGGTGACCGGCTCACCTCGGCGCAGGTGCGCCGCATCCTCTCCGAGGTGCGCGCGGTGATGTCGGCGGCGCTGCGCCAGGGCGGCACGTCGTTCGACGCGCTCTACGTCAACGTCAACGGCGAGAGCGGCTACTTCGACCGCTCGCTGTCGGCCTACGGGCAGGAGGGACTGCCCTGCGGCCGGTGCGGCACACCCATCCGGCGCGTGTCGTTCATGAACCGTTCGTCGTACTTCTGTCCCCGCTGCCAACCGGTGCCCCGGGCCCGCCGCAAGGTGGTCACGACCAGCCCCGCCCAGCGTTGA
- the smc gene encoding chromosome segregation protein SMC, which translates to MYLKSLTLKGFKSFASSTTLQLEPGITCIVGPNGSGKSNVVDALAWVMGEQGAKSLRGGKMEDVIFAGTAGRAPLGRAEVALTIDNSDGALPIDYSEVTISRTMFRNGGSEYAINGQSCRLLDVQELLSDSGIGREMHVIVGQGQLDSILRATPEDRRGFVEEAAGVLKHRKRKEKALRKLESTEGNLNRLADLLTEIRRQLKPLGRQAEVARKAAVVQADVRDARARLLADDLVTIRTTLEAELADETLLLEQQQAVEAALAEARAAESALEAALREDLPALAAAQETWFALAGLRDRIAGTASLAAERVRNAQTEPEVPAGRDPDALVAEAERVREQEQRIDAEVAGFRDALDAALQARQQAEQEHADEERRVAALHRAAADRREGLARLQGQVNAKRSRLAGADDELGRLEVTRREALSRAERAQRDFTALETQIAGLDAGERGLDTEHEVAATTLEDVESRLVKMREEAHAADRERAALAARREALELGLNRKDGSGALLAATEPVSGLLGSVAALVTVRPGYETAVAAALGSAADAVVMDGVDAAVEAIGRLRADDLGRAGILLGGAPVESATWPDLPGHASYAVDVVECPDHARPALVRLLARVAVVDDLETARSVVRDLPELTCVTREGDVLGAHFAAGGSASAPSLLEVQAAVDEATERITEVTHAAQRLAFDLNRLEQERHDAAQRVEVALAQLHESDAHLAAIAEELAQHGSTVRAARAEAERAERAMAEVRTTREADQAQLGELEQRLAAAEAGAEEEPDASVLERLADAARAARAAETEARLSLRTAEERARALAGRADALLRSAQQERDARARALAHRERVRREGETARAVASACERVAALLERSLALAAERRTAVEASRRGREQELLEVRAQLRDLARRHDELVSTAHRDEMARAQQQMRIEQLTERALEELGLDPDNLVADYGPHNQVPVLVVGDDGEAIEGESIPFVREEQQKRLRTAERALAQLGKVNPLALEEFTAMEERHKFLTEQLEDLRKTRRDLLDIVREVDQRVEEVFTEAWEDVRTAFDHVFKRLFPGGEGRLVLTDPSDMLTTGIEVEARPPGKKVKRLSLLSGGERSLVAVAFLVSLFKARPSPFYILDEVEAALDDTNLGRLLDIYAELRDSSQLLVITHQKRTMEIGDALYGVTMRGDGVTTVISQRLREDEPATA; encoded by the coding sequence GTGTATCTGAAGAGCCTCACCCTCAAGGGGTTCAAGTCGTTCGCCTCGTCGACGACCCTGCAGCTCGAGCCCGGCATCACCTGCATCGTGGGGCCCAACGGCTCCGGCAAGTCCAACGTGGTCGACGCCCTCGCCTGGGTGATGGGCGAGCAGGGCGCCAAGTCGCTGCGCGGCGGCAAGATGGAGGACGTCATCTTCGCCGGCACCGCCGGTCGCGCGCCCCTCGGCCGCGCCGAGGTGGCCCTGACCATCGACAACTCCGACGGTGCGCTGCCGATCGACTACTCCGAGGTCACGATCAGCCGCACGATGTTCCGCAACGGCGGCTCGGAGTACGCCATCAACGGCCAGTCCTGCCGCCTGCTCGACGTCCAGGAGCTGCTCTCCGACTCCGGCATCGGTCGCGAGATGCACGTCATCGTCGGGCAGGGCCAGCTCGACTCGATCCTGCGCGCCACCCCGGAGGACCGCCGCGGGTTCGTCGAGGAGGCCGCCGGCGTCCTCAAGCACCGCAAGCGCAAGGAGAAGGCGCTGCGCAAGCTCGAGTCGACCGAGGGCAACCTCAACCGGCTCGCCGACCTGCTCACCGAGATCCGCCGCCAGCTCAAGCCGCTGGGCCGCCAGGCCGAGGTCGCCCGCAAGGCAGCCGTCGTCCAGGCCGACGTCCGCGACGCCCGCGCCCGGCTCCTGGCCGACGACCTCGTCACGATCCGCACCACCCTCGAGGCCGAGCTGGCCGACGAGACCCTGCTGCTCGAGCAGCAGCAGGCCGTCGAGGCCGCCCTGGCCGAGGCGCGCGCCGCCGAGTCGGCCCTCGAGGCCGCGCTGCGCGAGGACCTCCCCGCGCTGGCGGCGGCCCAGGAGACCTGGTTCGCCCTCGCCGGACTGCGCGACCGCATCGCCGGCACGGCCTCGCTGGCCGCCGAGCGCGTGCGCAACGCCCAGACCGAGCCCGAGGTGCCCGCCGGCCGCGACCCCGACGCGCTGGTCGCCGAGGCCGAGCGGGTCCGTGAGCAGGAGCAGCGCATCGACGCCGAGGTCGCGGGCTTCCGCGACGCGCTCGACGCCGCCCTGCAGGCCCGTCAGCAGGCCGAGCAGGAGCACGCCGACGAGGAGCGCCGGGTCGCGGCCCTCCACCGCGCGGCGGCCGACCGCCGTGAGGGCCTGGCCCGCCTCCAGGGGCAGGTCAACGCCAAGCGCAGCCGCCTGGCCGGCGCCGACGACGAGCTCGGGCGGCTCGAGGTGACCCGCCGCGAGGCGCTCAGCCGCGCCGAGCGCGCCCAGCGCGACTTCACCGCGCTCGAGACCCAGATCGCCGGCCTCGACGCGGGCGAGCGGGGCCTCGACACCGAGCACGAGGTCGCGGCCACCACGCTGGAGGACGTCGAGTCCCGGCTGGTCAAGATGCGCGAGGAGGCCCACGCCGCCGATCGTGAGCGCGCCGCCCTGGCCGCACGCCGCGAGGCCCTCGAGCTGGGCCTCAACCGCAAGGACGGCAGCGGCGCCCTGCTCGCGGCCACCGAGCCCGTCTCCGGCCTGCTCGGGTCGGTCGCCGCGCTGGTCACGGTGCGCCCCGGCTACGAGACCGCGGTCGCCGCCGCGCTCGGCTCGGCCGCCGACGCGGTGGTCATGGACGGCGTCGACGCCGCGGTCGAGGCGATCGGCCGCCTGCGCGCCGACGACCTGGGCCGCGCCGGCATCCTGCTCGGCGGTGCCCCGGTGGAGTCCGCCACCTGGCCCGACCTGCCCGGCCACGCGTCGTACGCCGTCGACGTGGTGGAGTGCCCCGACCACGCCCGGCCCGCGCTGGTCCGCCTGCTCGCGCGGGTCGCGGTGGTCGACGACCTGGAGACCGCCCGGTCCGTGGTGCGCGACCTGCCCGAGCTCACCTGCGTGACCCGTGAGGGCGACGTGCTCGGCGCCCACTTCGCGGCCGGCGGCTCGGCCTCGGCGCCCAGCCTGCTCGAGGTGCAGGCCGCCGTCGACGAGGCGACCGAGCGCATCACCGAGGTCACCCACGCCGCCCAGCGGCTCGCCTTCGACCTCAACCGGCTGGAGCAGGAGCGCCACGACGCCGCGCAGCGGGTCGAGGTCGCGCTGGCCCAGCTGCACGAGTCCGACGCCCACCTGGCCGCCATCGCCGAGGAGCTGGCCCAGCACGGCAGCACGGTGCGGGCGGCCCGCGCCGAGGCCGAGCGGGCCGAGCGCGCGATGGCCGAGGTGCGCACCACCCGCGAGGCCGACCAGGCCCAGCTCGGCGAGCTCGAGCAGCGCCTGGCCGCCGCGGAGGCCGGGGCCGAGGAGGAGCCCGACGCCTCGGTGCTCGAGCGGCTGGCCGACGCCGCCCGCGCCGCGCGCGCTGCGGAGACCGAGGCCCGGCTGTCCCTGCGCACCGCCGAGGAGCGGGCGCGGGCGCTGGCCGGCCGCGCCGACGCCCTGCTCCGCAGCGCCCAGCAGGAGCGCGACGCCCGCGCGCGTGCCCTGGCCCACCGCGAGCGCGTACGCCGGGAGGGCGAGACCGCGCGCGCCGTCGCGTCCGCCTGCGAGCGGGTCGCGGCCCTGCTCGAGCGCTCCCTGGCGCTGGCCGCCGAGCGGCGGACTGCCGTCGAGGCCAGCCGGCGCGGCCGCGAGCAGGAGCTGCTCGAGGTGCGTGCCCAGCTGCGCGACCTGGCCCGCCGCCACGACGAGCTGGTCAGCACCGCCCACCGCGACGAGATGGCGCGCGCCCAGCAGCAGATGCGCATCGAGCAGCTCACCGAGCGGGCGCTGGAGGAGCTGGGGCTCGACCCCGACAACCTGGTCGCCGACTACGGCCCCCACAACCAGGTGCCGGTGCTGGTCGTCGGCGACGACGGCGAGGCCATCGAGGGGGAGAGCATCCCGTTCGTGCGCGAGGAGCAGCAGAAGCGCCTGCGCACCGCCGAGCGGGCCCTGGCCCAGCTGGGCAAGGTCAACCCGCTCGCGCTGGAGGAGTTCACCGCGATGGAGGAGCGGCACAAGTTCCTCACCGAGCAGCTGGAGGACCTCCGCAAGACCCGTCGCGACCTGCTCGACATCGTGCGCGAGGTGGACCAGCGGGTCGAGGAGGTCTTCACCGAGGCGTGGGAGGACGTGCGCACGGCCTTCGACCACGTGTTCAAGCGGCTGTTCCCCGGCGGTGAGGGGCGCCTGGTGCTCACCGACCCCAGCGACATGCTCACCACCGGCATCGAGGTCGAGGCCCGCCCGCCCGGCAAGAAGGTCAAGCGGCTCTCGCTGCTCTCCGGCGGTGAGCGCTCGCTGGTCGCGGTCGCGTTCCTGGTCTCGCTGTTCAAGGCCCGCCCGTCGCCGTTCTACATCCTCGACGAGGTCGAGGCGGCGCTCGACGACACCAACCTCGGGCGCCTGCTCGACATCTACGCCGAGCTGCGCGACTCCTCCCAGCTGCTGGTGATCACCCACCAGAAGCGCACGATGGAGATCGGCGACGCGCTCTACGGCGTGACCATGCGCGGCGACGGCGTCACCACGGTGATCAGCCA
- the coaD gene encoding pantetheine-phosphate adenylyltransferase, whose translation MRRAACPGSFDPVTNGHIDIVGRASALFDEVIVAVGVNKSKNRLFTAEERLEMLTEAVAPWDNVVVAGFTGLLTDFCEERGVSAIVKGLRAVSDFDYELQMAQMNSSLSPVETVFMPTSPEYSFLASSLVKEVATFGGDVSALVPPHVLERLRTRLAERG comes from the coding sequence GTGCGACGCGCCGCCTGCCCCGGGTCCTTCGACCCCGTCACCAACGGTCACATCGACATCGTCGGCCGTGCCTCCGCCCTCTTCGACGAGGTGATCGTCGCGGTCGGGGTCAACAAGTCCAAGAACCGGCTGTTCACCGCCGAGGAGCGGCTGGAGATGCTCACCGAGGCCGTCGCTCCGTGGGACAACGTCGTGGTCGCGGGGTTCACCGGGCTGCTCACCGACTTCTGCGAGGAGCGCGGGGTCAGCGCGATCGTCAAGGGCCTGCGCGCGGTCAGCGACTTCGACTACGAGCTCCAGATGGCCCAGATGAACTCCAGCCTGTCGCCGGTCGAGACGGTCTTCATGCCGACCAGCCCGGAGTACTCCTTCCTCGCCTCCTCCCTGGTCAAGGAGGTCGCGACCTTCGGCGGCGACGTCTCGGCCCTCGTGCCGCCCCACGTCCTGGAGCGCCTCCGCACCCGGCTGGCGGAGCGGGGCTGA
- the rsmD gene encoding 16S rRNA (guanine(966)-N(2))-methyltransferase RsmD, producing MTRIIGGTAGGRRLQTPRGDRTRPTSDRVREAFFSAVESRMGVWSGLRVLDLYAGSGAIGLEALSRGAAAATAVEHDVRTAQLIRRNAESLGLRLEVVTRSVRTHLTDHEPSPYDVVFSDPPYSLATEDVVADLLVLARRGWLAEDSLVVVERSSRSAPVAWPEGYEPGKVKAYGETSLAYARW from the coding sequence ATGACCCGCATCATCGGCGGCACCGCCGGGGGCCGCCGGCTCCAGACACCGCGCGGCGACCGCACCCGGCCGACGTCCGACCGTGTGCGCGAGGCGTTCTTCTCCGCGGTCGAGTCCCGCATGGGGGTGTGGTCGGGCCTGCGCGTGCTCGACCTCTACGCCGGCTCGGGGGCGATCGGCCTCGAGGCGCTGTCCCGGGGCGCGGCCGCCGCGACCGCCGTCGAGCACGACGTGCGCACCGCCCAGCTCATCCGGCGCAACGCCGAGTCCCTCGGGCTGCGGCTCGAGGTGGTGACCCGGTCGGTCCGGACCCACCTCACCGACCACGAGCCCTCGCCGTACGACGTGGTCTTCAGCGACCCGCCGTACTCCCTGGCGACGGAGGACGTGGTCGCGGACCTGCTGGTCCTGGCCCGGCGGGGGTGGCTGGCCGAGGACTCGCTGGTCGTGGTCGAGCGCTCCTCGCGCAGCGCGCCGGTCGCCTGGCCGGAGGGCTACGAGCCCGGCAAGGTCAAGGCGTACGGCGAGACGTCGCTGGCCTACGCGCGCTGGTAG